In a genomic window of Peptoclostridium acidaminophilum DSM 3953:
- the glgX gene encoding glycogen debranching protein GlgX: MEKMENRANYDNLIELYTKTLQPIEEINGFKVRPGFFDENGAVVIPGGVSFTVHSRNATSFKLALFKREAAEPYAIIPFPDNYRVGDVYSMIVFGLDIDDFEYAYIVDGPYEPERGLIFDNSKYLLDPYARAVAGQRRWGMKPHYGMQYRGRAVASDFDWADSRQPHIPMENLVIYELHVRGFTIHDSSGVKNPGTFAGLAEKIPYLLELGVNAVELMPIFEFDEMRDLRTVGGKKLLDYWGYNPICFFAPNTSYSAELEYNREGCELKKLIKKLHENGIEVILDVVFNHTAEGGEKGPFISLKGFDNSVYYMLAPGGKYYDFSGCGNTLNCNHPIVQRMILDCLRYWVIEYRVDGFRFDLASILGRNEDGTPMGNPPLLQNLAFDPILANVKLIAEAWDAGGLYQVGTFPSWNRWSEWNGRYRDDIRRFLKGDSGMAFAAAERIGGSLDIYDPKHRGLSASVNFITCHDGFTLNDLYSYNSKHNEENGWDNTDGEDYNNSWNCGAEGETVDEEVLELRKRMMKNALAVLLSSRGTPMLLVGDEFKRTQRGNNNAYCQDNEISWLNWNLLQENGEMFQFVKNMIKLRKKHPVLRLCTGAAYCGLPHVSKHGVNPWYLDGGKETRVIGVMFAGRNQDDSADEIIYVAVNSHWENQTVVLPGLPKGMEWRLAVNTAGAAGEEFMEPSEKLPGTDSKIEMEPRSVAVLIAELL, from the coding sequence ATGGAGAAAATGGAAAATCGGGCAAACTACGACAATTTAATAGAGTTGTATACAAAAACCCTGCAGCCGATTGAAGAGATAAACGGCTTCAAAGTCAGGCCGGGTTTTTTCGATGAAAATGGGGCGGTTGTAATCCCTGGCGGGGTGAGCTTTACTGTTCATTCGCGTAACGCAACCTCATTCAAGCTGGCACTTTTCAAGAGGGAGGCGGCTGAGCCTTATGCAATAATTCCGTTTCCGGACAATTACAGGGTGGGAGACGTTTATTCAATGATTGTATTTGGACTGGACATAGACGATTTCGAATACGCCTATATAGTGGATGGGCCGTACGAGCCGGAAAGAGGCTTGATATTTGACAATTCGAAATACCTCCTGGATCCGTATGCGAGGGCTGTCGCCGGCCAGAGAAGATGGGGCATGAAACCACACTACGGAATGCAGTACAGGGGCAGGGCGGTAGCAAGCGACTTCGACTGGGCAGACAGCAGGCAGCCCCACATTCCAATGGAGAACCTTGTGATATATGAGCTTCATGTCAGAGGGTTTACTATTCATGATTCTTCCGGTGTGAAAAATCCCGGAACATTTGCAGGTTTGGCCGAGAAAATACCGTATCTGCTGGAGCTGGGAGTAAACGCGGTTGAACTTATGCCCATCTTCGAATTTGATGAGATGAGAGACCTGCGGACTGTGGGAGGGAAAAAGCTTCTCGACTACTGGGGTTACAATCCCATATGCTTTTTCGCTCCAAACACCAGTTACAGCGCGGAATTAGAGTATAACAGGGAAGGCTGCGAACTTAAAAAACTGATAAAGAAATTGCATGAAAATGGTATAGAGGTCATACTGGATGTTGTTTTCAACCATACCGCCGAAGGCGGCGAGAAGGGGCCGTTCATATCCCTAAAGGGCTTTGACAACAGCGTATACTATATGCTGGCCCCAGGCGGAAAATACTATGATTTCAGTGGCTGCGGAAACACTCTAAACTGCAATCATCCGATTGTGCAAAGGATGATTCTGGATTGCCTGAGATACTGGGTCATTGAGTACAGGGTTGACGGCTTCAGATTTGATTTGGCATCTATACTCGGAAGAAACGAGGACGGCACGCCAATGGGCAATCCGCCATTGCTTCAGAATCTGGCTTTTGACCCTATTCTTGCAAATGTCAAGCTCATCGCAGAAGCCTGGGATGCCGGCGGCCTCTACCAGGTGGGAACCTTTCCTTCATGGAACCGCTGGTCGGAGTGGAATGGAAGGTACAGGGATGACATAAGACGGTTTTTAAAGGGGGATTCAGGCATGGCTTTTGCCGCGGCAGAGAGAATCGGAGGCTCGCTAGACATATACGACCCAAAGCACAGGGGATTGAGCGCATCCGTTAATTTCATCACCTGCCACGACGGTTTCACATTGAATGACTTGTACTCCTACAACAGCAAGCACAACGAAGAAAATGGCTGGGACAACACGGACGGCGAGGACTACAACAACAGCTGGAACTGCGGCGCTGAGGGCGAGACCGTAGATGAAGAGGTGCTTGAGCTTCGCAAAAGAATGATGAAAAACGCCTTGGCAGTACTCCTCTCCAGCCGAGGAACGCCGATGCTGCTAGTGGGAGACGAATTCAAAAGAACGCAACGCGGAAACAACAATGCCTACTGCCAGGACAACGAGATTTCATGGCTGAACTGGAACCTGCTGCAGGAAAATGGCGAAATGTTCCAGTTTGTAAAGAACATGATAAAGCTCCGCAAAAAGCATCCCGTGCTCAGGCTATGTACCGGTGCTGCCTACTGCGGATTGCCTCATGTCAGCAAGCATGGAGTGAATCCCTGGTATCTTGACGGCGGCAAGGAGACAAGAGTCATTGGAGTGATGTTCGCGGGGAGGAACCAGGACGATTCGGCTGACGAAATAATATATGTCGCAGTCAATTCACACTGGGAAAACCAAACCGTTGTGCTGCCCGGGCTGCCAAAGGGCATGGAGTGGAGGCTTGCTGTAAATACAGCAGGAGCCGCCGGAGAAGAGTTCATGGAGCCGAGTGAGAAATTGCCCGGGACGGACTCTAAAATAGAAATGGAACCAAGAAGCGTCGCTGTCCTAATTGCTGAGCTATTATAA
- the pdxS gene encoding pyridoxal 5'-phosphate synthase lyase subunit PdxS, whose product MNNRYELNKNLAQMLKGGVIMDVTDAEQAGIAEAAGACAVMALERVPADIRKFGGIARMSDPKLIKEIQAAVSIPVMAKVRIGHFVEAQILEALEIDYVDESEVLTPADDKLHINKKDFSVPFVCGAKNLGEALRRIGEGASMIRTKGEPGTGDVVEAVKHMRAMTSAINTVASMGREELMNFAKEISAPYDLVVYVHENKSLPVVNFAAGGIATPADAAMMMQLGCDGVFVGSGIFKSGDPARRAQAIVKAVTNYNDPKMLAELSEDLGEPMVGINISTMPEEDRMAGRGW is encoded by the coding sequence ATGAACAACAGATATGAATTGAACAAGAATCTTGCACAGATGCTTAAGGGCGGAGTAATAATGGACGTAACAGACGCGGAGCAGGCTGGAATAGCTGAGGCAGCAGGCGCATGCGCAGTAATGGCTCTAGAGAGGGTTCCTGCAGACATAAGAAAATTCGGCGGTATAGCAAGAATGTCTGATCCAAAGCTTATAAAAGAGATACAGGCGGCAGTTTCAATACCTGTAATGGCAAAGGTTAGAATAGGCCATTTTGTGGAGGCTCAAATACTTGAGGCTCTTGAAATAGACTATGTGGACGAGAGCGAAGTGCTGACGCCGGCAGATGACAAGCTTCACATAAACAAGAAGGACTTCAGCGTTCCTTTCGTATGCGGAGCCAAGAACCTTGGAGAGGCTCTAAGAAGAATAGGTGAAGGCGCTTCAATGATAAGAACTAAAGGCGAACCGGGAACAGGAGACGTTGTCGAGGCTGTTAAGCACATGAGAGCCATGACTTCTGCAATAAACACAGTTGCATCAATGGGCAGGGAAGAGCTTATGAACTTTGCTAAGGAAATAAGCGCTCCGTATGATCTTGTAGTATACGTGCATGAAAACAAGAGCCTTCCGGTTGTAAACTTCGCAGCAGGCGGAATAGCTACTCCTGCAGATGCTGCAATGATGATGCAGCTTGGATGCGACGGTGTTTTCGTAGGCTCGGGCATATTCAAGTCGGGAGATCCTGCAAGAAGAGCCCAGGCTATAGTCAAGGCTGTTACAAACTACAACGATCCTAAGATGCTTGCAGAGCTTTCTGAAGATCTTGGAGAGCCAATGGTTGGAATAAACATAAGCACGATGCCTGAAGAAGACAGAATGGCCGGCAGGGGTTGGTAA
- a CDS encoding ABC transporter permease, with translation MKTYYLKPPNISWGIIFPISWTLMFFVRSESAVDIRGILPGVMALSILFGTTSMLSVTITFERKSRSFERLLLAPISLNLLMLAKTTGAIIFGIINAFIPVLFASFMVNLSGINWLTTFLGVVFIAVTSTFLGLFIAVSVSEVFEAQTFSNFFRFPMMFLCGLFIPISNLPALIRPLSYVLPLTYGADILKISINNVGIFQPWVSFSVLLAFSFGFFMISTRNIKRRWIY, from the coding sequence ATGAAAACATATTATCTTAAGCCACCGAACATAAGCTGGGGAATAATTTTTCCTATATCCTGGACGCTAATGTTTTTTGTAAGATCAGAAAGTGCTGTTGATATAAGAGGCATACTTCCAGGCGTTATGGCACTGTCCATCCTATTTGGAACAACCTCAATGCTTTCTGTCACGATCACCTTTGAAAGAAAAAGCCGTTCTTTCGAGCGACTTTTGCTTGCTCCTATCAGCCTAAATTTGCTTATGCTTGCAAAAACAACCGGGGCTATCATTTTTGGAATAATCAATGCATTTATCCCTGTTCTATTTGCTTCATTTATGGTTAATCTGTCAGGAATAAACTGGCTAACAACATTTTTGGGTGTGGTGTTTATAGCTGTGACATCTACTTTTCTGGGTCTATTTATTGCAGTTTCAGTTAGTGAAGTATTTGAAGCACAAACATTTTCGAATTTTTTCCGATTTCCGATGATGTTCCTTTGTGGTTTATTTATTCCAATAAGTAACTTGCCAGCGTTGATTAGACCTTTGTCATATGTTCTGCCATTGACTTATGGAGCCGACATTCTTAAGATATCGATTAATAATGTGGGGATATTCCAGCCTTGGGTTAGTTTCTCTGTGTTGCTTGCCTTTAGCTTTGGATTTTTCATGATCAGCACCAGAAACATAAAGAGAAGATGGATCTATTGA
- a CDS encoding potassium channel family protein — MKNKLLNKEKIHLGYELFMAVLALIAVVIAFLDVTGKINMHTGYNEFYYTELVILIIFALDYFTRLFKADNKRLFVRKNIPDLISIIPFNAFLRAFRIVRFVRVLRFIRVIKLFRFFALIKKFKFNINKFIYTNGLIYVIYITIAMIIFGAIGIYHFEYGLSVHSFEDALWWSFVTISSVGYGDIAPVTTYGRLIASLQMIVGMGFAGMLTGTIATYFIGNKIKQTVKTTRGILNLSDMSSEELQIVLEFVDDIRKKRQ, encoded by the coding sequence ATGAAAAATAAATTGCTTAATAAAGAAAAGATTCACCTTGGTTATGAACTCTTCATGGCAGTGCTCGCGCTGATTGCAGTTGTTATAGCATTCCTCGATGTCACAGGAAAAATCAACATGCACACAGGCTACAACGAATTTTACTATACGGAGCTTGTAATACTCATAATATTCGCACTAGACTATTTCACACGGCTTTTCAAGGCAGATAACAAGCGGCTTTTTGTGAGAAAAAACATACCCGATCTGATCTCGATAATACCCTTCAATGCTTTCTTAAGGGCTTTCAGGATTGTAAGGTTCGTAAGGGTGCTGCGCTTTATACGTGTTATAAAGCTTTTCCGCTTTTTCGCTCTAATAAAAAAGTTCAAGTTCAACATAAACAAGTTCATATATACAAACGGCCTGATATACGTCATCTACATCACTATCGCCATGATAATATTCGGAGCCATAGGCATATACCACTTCGAGTACGGACTTTCAGTCCACTCGTTCGAAGACGCGCTGTGGTGGAGCTTTGTAACCATATCAAGCGTAGGTTACGGGGATATAGCGCCAGTAACCACATACGGAAGACTTATCGCCTCGCTTCAGATGATAGTTGGGATGGGCTTTGCCGGTATGCTCACAGGTACGATAGCGACTTATTTCATAGGCAACAAGATAAAGCAGACAGTAAAAACAACTCGTGGAATTTTGAATCTCTCCGACATGAGCAGCGAAGAGCTGCAAATTGTTCTGGAATTTGTAGATGATATTAGAAAAAAGAGACAATAG
- a CDS encoding M48 family metallopeptidase, with protein MKIEYEKSIIEFTVEYRKRRSFEIRVKPPGTVSIVAPKGAKEAEVVKLVESKAKWIVRKLSEIREMESRRCKREYKDGETFMYLGEDCQLQVVCDKRVAKPIVKLSQGGLRVETGTSDKEYLRAVLESWYRQKAAENIKGRVGHFSKLIGVEPNVIRIKEQKKRWGSCSSIGNLNFNWRCVMAPIEVIDYIVVHELCHLVHMNHSSDYWALVGRIMPDYQRRREWLRINGITMEL; from the coding sequence ATGAAGATAGAATACGAAAAAAGTATAATAGAATTTACAGTTGAATACAGGAAAAGAAGGTCATTTGAGATAAGGGTCAAGCCTCCCGGAACGGTGAGCATTGTTGCGCCCAAAGGTGCCAAAGAAGCAGAGGTGGTTAAGCTTGTAGAATCAAAGGCGAAATGGATAGTCCGGAAGCTGTCTGAAATAAGGGAGATGGAATCCAGAAGGTGCAAACGGGAGTATAAAGACGGGGAGACTTTCATGTACCTTGGAGAGGATTGCCAGTTGCAGGTAGTGTGCGATAAGAGAGTTGCAAAGCCGATTGTCAAGCTCTCACAAGGCGGGCTTCGCGTCGAGACAGGTACAAGCGACAAGGAGTATTTGAGAGCGGTGCTGGAAAGCTGGTACAGACAAAAAGCCGCAGAAAATATTAAAGGGCGAGTTGGCCACTTTAGCAAATTAATAGGAGTAGAGCCTAACGTAATAAGGATTAAGGAGCAAAAGAAAAGATGGGGAAGCTGCAGCTCGATAGGGAATCTCAACTTCAACTGGAGGTGCGTAATGGCTCCGATTGAAGTGATAGACTACATAGTTGTGCACGAGCTGTGCCATCTTGTGCATATGAACCATTCCAGCGACTATTGGGCGCTTGTAGGGCGTATAATGCCAGACTACCAAAGACGAAGGGAATGGCTCAGGATCAACGGAATCACAATGGAGCTTTAG
- a CDS encoding ABC transporter ATP-binding protein, whose translation MNTNIIEVRNLSKQFGNFQAVREVSFSVESGEIFAFLGPNGAGKTTIINMLTGLAKPTSGSIYIAGCDGIKDIKSVQQAIGVVPDESNLYEDLSGYDNLVFCASLYGMGKKDREARARKLLEQFDLADTGNRPFKAYSKGMKRKLTIAAGIIHAPKILFLDEPTTGIDVESARRIRRLVRDLNGNGTTIFLTTHYIEEAERLCSRVGFIVYGKVVRIDSIGNLMKKDEKEYVIEFTLENHDPSLYKAMIQAFPGVKINRIDNQKLRIIPKEKVALAPFINFFEEFHKPVYEARIIRPTLEDVFVKITGIELAKMKKEKEGQKK comes from the coding sequence TTGAACACCAATATTATTGAAGTTAGAAATTTAAGTAAACAATTCGGAAACTTTCAGGCGGTCAGAGAGGTTAGTTTTTCAGTTGAATCAGGTGAGATTTTTGCTTTTCTTGGTCCAAATGGCGCAGGCAAAACAACGATCATCAACATGCTAACCGGTCTTGCGAAACCTACATCGGGCTCGATTTATATTGCTGGTTGCGATGGCATTAAGGACATCAAAAGCGTGCAGCAAGCGATTGGGGTTGTCCCAGATGAGAGCAACCTTTATGAAGATTTAAGCGGTTATGATAACCTCGTATTCTGCGCATCCCTTTACGGTATGGGAAAGAAAGACCGCGAAGCAAGAGCAAGAAAACTGTTGGAACAGTTTGATCTTGCTGATACGGGTAACCGCCCCTTTAAGGCTTATTCCAAAGGTATGAAAAGAAAACTTACCATTGCCGCCGGAATCATCCACGCGCCCAAAATTCTATTTCTTGACGAGCCTACGACTGGAATTGATGTTGAAAGTGCAAGGCGAATTAGAAGGCTTGTTAGAGATCTTAACGGCAATGGAACAACAATTTTTTTGACGACGCATTATATTGAAGAAGCAGAGAGGCTTTGCAGTAGAGTTGGATTTATTGTCTATGGAAAGGTTGTCAGAATTGATAGTATAGGAAATCTCATGAAAAAGGATGAAAAAGAATATGTCATCGAATTCACGCTAGAAAATCATGATCCCTCCCTTTATAAAGCTATGATCCAGGCTTTCCCAGGGGTCAAGATTAATAGGATTGATAACCAAAAGCTCAGAATCATTCCAAAAGAAAAGGTAGCCCTTGCACCATTTATTAATTTCTTTGAGGAATTTCACAAGCCGGTTTATGAAGCGAGAATCATCCGACCAACCTTGGAGGATGTTTTCGTAAAAATCACCGGAATTGAGCTCGCGAAAATGAAAAAAGAGAAGGAGGGGCAAAAAAAATGA
- a CDS encoding IS256 family transposase → MGILSKDQIRQMIKHYGIKDAKDIHEALKDMFSETIQEMLEAELDEHLGYSKYDYKNKETTNSRNGKRSKKILSDLGEFEIEVPRDRDGDFEPVVVKNHQRSVSGIEDQVIGMYAKGMTTRDIAAQLEKIYGIDASPTLISKITDKILPLAQEWQNRPLEPIYPIIFMDAIHYKVRQDGKVICKAAYAVIGVNIEGKKDVLGLWIGENETAKYWLQVLNDLKNRGVKDILIASIDGLNGFSDAIRAVFPNTDIQRCIVHQIRNSLSYVSYKDRKAFAKELKEVYSAINEQTALIELEKLEEKWGEKYYISLKSWRNNWDELSAYFKYPDEIRKIIYTTNSMESYNRQLRKVTKSKSIFPSDDSLFKSLYLATADITQKWCTKLRDWHLILAQLSIYFEDRINPYL, encoded by the coding sequence ATGGGGATTTTAAGTAAAGATCAAATAAGACAAATGATAAAGCATTACGGAATCAAGGATGCAAAGGACATCCATGAGGCTCTTAAGGACATGTTTTCAGAAACAATCCAGGAGATGCTTGAGGCTGAACTTGATGAGCACCTTGGATATTCAAAATATGACTATAAAAACAAGGAAACGACTAATAGCCGAAACGGCAAAAGAAGCAAGAAGATACTATCAGACCTTGGGGAGTTTGAAATCGAGGTGCCAAGAGATAGGGACGGTGATTTTGAGCCTGTGGTTGTAAAAAATCATCAAAGAAGCGTATCAGGAATAGAAGACCAAGTAATAGGAATGTATGCAAAGGGCATGACAACAAGAGACATAGCAGCTCAGCTAGAAAAGATATACGGGATAGATGCTTCTCCCACACTAATATCAAAGATAACAGATAAGATCCTTCCACTTGCTCAAGAATGGCAAAATCGGCCGCTAGAGCCGATTTATCCGATTATATTTATGGACGCGATACACTATAAAGTCAGGCAGGATGGCAAGGTTATCTGCAAGGCCGCATACGCAGTAATAGGAGTCAACATCGAGGGCAAAAAGGATGTACTTGGCCTTTGGATAGGGGAAAACGAGACAGCCAAGTACTGGCTGCAGGTTCTAAACGACTTGAAAAACAGGGGCGTAAAAGACATCCTTATAGCATCAATAGATGGGCTAAACGGCTTCTCTGATGCGATAAGAGCGGTTTTTCCAAACACGGACATACAAAGATGCATAGTCCATCAGATAAGAAACTCGCTAAGCTATGTATCATACAAGGACAGAAAAGCCTTCGCAAAAGAGCTCAAGGAAGTGTACTCGGCCATAAACGAGCAAACAGCCCTAATAGAGCTTGAAAAGCTCGAAGAAAAATGGGGTGAAAAATACTATATAAGCCTAAAATCATGGAGAAACAACTGGGATGAGCTTTCGGCTTATTTCAAGTATCCTGATGAAATCAGAAAAATAATCTACACGACAAACTCCATGGAGAGCTACAACAGGCAGCTTAGAAAAGTGACCAAAAGCAAGAGTATATTCCCAAGCGATGATTCTCTATTCAAGAGCCTGTACCTTGCAACGGCTGATATCACCCAGAAATGGTGTACAAAACTGCGAGACTGGCACCTGATTCTGGCCCAGTTAAGCATATATTTTGAAGACAGGATTAACCCGTATTTGTAA
- a CDS encoding RrF2 family transcriptional regulator, whose protein sequence is MKISSKGRYGLAVMVSLAQVANSGEYVSIISIAERLGISKIYLEQVFSLLKRAELVNSVKGAQGGYQLSKAPDMITAGDVLHATEHSLFEKTDSSISSGPVEIEKAMEASVWNKLDSAIAKALDSVTLSDLVGEAERHKGDNYLMFYI, encoded by the coding sequence ATGAAGATTTCATCTAAGGGAAGATACGGGCTTGCCGTTATGGTTTCCCTGGCGCAGGTTGCCAACAGCGGCGAATATGTTTCTATTATAAGCATAGCTGAAAGACTCGGAATTTCTAAAATATATCTCGAGCAGGTTTTTTCTCTCCTAAAAAGAGCCGAGCTTGTGAACTCCGTAAAGGGGGCCCAGGGAGGATACCAGCTTTCTAAAGCTCCCGACATGATAACAGCCGGCGACGTACTGCACGCCACCGAGCATAGCCTGTTCGAAAAGACAGACAGCTCCATTTCCAGCGGCCCAGTTGAAATAGAAAAGGCCATGGAGGCATCAGTCTGGAACAAGCTCGACAGCGCGATCGCCAAGGCGCTCGACAGCGTGACGCTTTCTGACCTGGTGGGCGAAGCAGAGAGGCACAAGGGCGACAATTACCTAATGTTCTACATATAG
- a CDS encoding Card1-like endonuclease domain-containing protein: MSVIVGLVNRRNISLLVAIKKLNPSGVYLIHSGSKRDMYDLADISEFLNNTYPKLIIKDRRVDCYSCSAIVDTLEQIARVEKGDIVLDLSNGHPVAIAFLKEASHRKYPVFIFSERDNRAVMIENGSCSELTLKEVSFEVEDFIESGGGIVYHKSTAMFDSEEIAGILSWQVQNYPKWLRINRIIKDKALLKTFGENERETRVLLDMKNLNPKNKSLLLEYIYALHRFKLIKMDKQGKSRYFLNFKSLDFKHYVMTYGSWLEALTYSVVKHLKVMDDIESGVTLLWDKSDNPLSNEIDVMAAFKGRLVAISCKDSQRYDENTLHELELQAYKLGGTSAIKILVATSLPNKKMVVERANHMNIHLIVFDGNLNMFYKKFKQLFAKM, translated from the coding sequence ATGAGTGTAATCGTCGGACTAGTAAACAGAAGAAACATATCATTGCTTGTGGCAATCAAAAAGCTTAATCCAAGCGGAGTATATCTTATACACTCCGGCAGCAAACGCGACATGTACGATCTTGCTGACATAAGCGAGTTCTTAAACAACACATATCCAAAGCTTATCATAAAAGACAGGCGTGTTGACTGTTACAGCTGCAGCGCAATCGTTGATACTCTCGAGCAAATAGCGCGAGTAGAAAAAGGCGATATCGTCTTGGACCTGTCAAACGGGCATCCTGTGGCCATAGCCTTCCTCAAGGAAGCTTCTCACAGGAAATACCCGGTGTTCATATTCTCCGAAAGGGACAACCGGGCTGTAATGATAGAAAACGGGTCGTGCAGCGAGCTGACTCTCAAGGAAGTGAGCTTCGAGGTTGAGGATTTCATTGAGAGCGGCGGAGGCATAGTCTATCACAAGTCTACCGCCATGTTCGACAGCGAAGAGATAGCCGGCATACTTTCCTGGCAGGTTCAAAATTATCCAAAGTGGCTCCGGATAAACAGAATAATCAAAGACAAGGCGTTGCTTAAGACATTTGGCGAGAACGAGCGCGAAACTCGTGTGCTATTAGACATGAAAAACCTCAACCCAAAGAATAAAAGTTTGCTCCTTGAATATATATACGCCCTTCACAGATTCAAGCTCATAAAAATGGACAAGCAGGGCAAATCAAGATATTTTCTGAACTTCAAGTCTCTTGATTTCAAGCACTATGTCATGACATACGGCTCATGGCTTGAAGCCCTGACTTATAGTGTTGTAAAGCACTTGAAAGTAATGGATGACATAGAAAGCGGAGTTACACTTCTTTGGGACAAATCCGACAATCCATTAAGCAATGAAATAGATGTCATGGCAGCTTTCAAAGGCCGCCTCGTGGCAATATCCTGCAAGGATTCGCAAAGATACGATGAGAATACGCTTCACGAGCTCGAGCTGCAAGCCTATAAACTGGGCGGTACATCTGCCATAAAGATACTCGTAGCAACTTCACTGCCTAACAAGAAGATGGTTGTGGAAAGGGCTAACCACATGAATATTCATCTTATTGTATTCGACGGGAATCTCAATATGTTCTACAAAAAATTCAAGCAGCTGTTTGCAAAGATGTAG
- a CDS encoding thermonuclease family protein produces the protein MYLVKNRRLKSFTLVALLIFSMLFSGCSANQEQYVVSEESQQQDESPIDTGDAAAGDSNQAAQDSAQVGQNSALASQSYKVLRVVDGDTIVVSFGGKSEKVRMIGINTPESVHADESKNTPEGKIASEFTKSKLEGKTVQLEFDAEERDKYGRLLAYVWIDGVMFNKTLLSEGYAKIATFPPNVKYVDDFKALERQARELKKGFWGDSAASSPPSSVSGGSSSASNAPTPPAQAAYAFMGNSNSMKFHDADCEWAQKISPANRVTFSHRQDAINSGYVPCKVCNP, from the coding sequence ATGTATTTAGTTAAAAACAGGCGCCTTAAGTCATTTACACTCGTAGCCCTGCTCATTTTCAGCATGCTGTTTTCCGGATGCAGCGCCAATCAGGAGCAATATGTTGTATCAGAAGAAAGTCAGCAACAGGACGAATCCCCTATAGACACAGGCGATGCAGCAGCCGGGGATTCCAACCAGGCAGCGCAAGACTCAGCCCAAGTTGGTCAAAATAGCGCCTTAGCCTCTCAATCATACAAGGTGCTGCGCGTTGTCGACGGGGATACCATTGTTGTAAGCTTCGGAGGCAAGTCTGAAAAGGTCAGAATGATAGGAATAAATACACCAGAGAGCGTCCATGCCGACGAGTCAAAAAATACACCGGAGGGCAAAATAGCCTCCGAGTTCACCAAATCAAAGCTTGAAGGAAAAACCGTCCAGCTCGAATTCGACGCAGAGGAGCGCGACAAGTATGGAAGGCTGCTGGCTTATGTTTGGATAGACGGCGTCATGTTCAACAAGACTCTCCTGTCCGAAGGCTATGCCAAGATAGCCACATTCCCTCCAAACGTAAAGTATGTAGACGACTTCAAGGCTCTCGAAAGACAGGCGAGAGAGCTCAAAAAAGGCTTTTGGGGAGACAGCGCTGCTTCCTCTCCTCCGTCAAGCGTTTCGGGCGGCAGTTCCTCGGCCTCAAATGCTCCAACGCCACCGGCGCAGGCTGCATATGCCTTCATGGGCAATTCAAACTCGATGAAGTTCCATGACGCCGACTGCGAATGGGCTCAAAAGATAAGCCCTGCAAACAGGGTTACATTTTCCCACAGGCAGGATGCAATAAACTCAGGCTATGTGCCTTGCAAGGTGTGCAATCCCTAG
- the pdxT gene encoding pyridoxal 5'-phosphate synthase glutaminase subunit PdxT produces the protein MKERKDLKIGILCMQGAFREHKNSLERLGVQVVEIRKASDLEGIDGIVLPGGESTAIGKLITELGIKEKMQAMIEGGTPVWGTCAGMILLAKKITGQDLVHMPVMDIEVMRNAYGRQLGSFNVNYMMVGIEGEIPMVFIRAPYIKEAGKDVEILSVVDGNIVAARQGNMFVTSFHPELTDDLRTHEYFVDMVKAYKENK, from the coding sequence ATGAAAGAACGCAAAGACTTGAAAATAGGCATACTATGCATGCAGGGAGCGTTCCGCGAGCACAAAAACTCGCTGGAAAGGCTCGGCGTCCAGGTTGTTGAAATAAGAAAGGCATCAGACCTTGAAGGTATTGACGGCATAGTACTTCCAGGAGGCGAAAGCACAGCGATAGGCAAGCTCATAACCGAGCTTGGCATCAAGGAAAAGATGCAGGCTATGATAGAAGGCGGAACGCCTGTGTGGGGAACATGCGCCGGAATGATACTTCTTGCAAAGAAGATAACGGGGCAGGATTTGGTTCACATGCCTGTAATGGACATAGAGGTTATGAGAAATGCCTATGGAAGACAGCTTGGCAGCTTCAATGTGAACTATATGATGGTAGGCATCGAGGGAGAAATCCCTATGGTATTCATAAGGGCTCCTTATATAAAGGAAGCCGGCAAGGACGTAGAGATACTTTCTGTAGTTGACGGCAACATTGTTGCGGCAAGGCAGGGCAATATGTTTGTAACCTCGTTCCATCCCGAGCTTACAGACGACCTAAGGACACACGAGTATTTTGTCGACATGGTAAAAGCTTACAAAGAAAATAAATAA